GAGAGCAcagttattattttatattttctttccagCCAAGAATAAAACAAGGACTATAAACAGAACAGTGCTATGATACATACATAAGCATGAAGATTTATAAGAAGAAATTTACCTAAAAAATTTTAGGTTTAAAAGAACCCAGGTCCAACCAGACGTTCCTTCTGAGAATAAATGGGAGAAAACATCAAAGGAAATGCATTCATGAGAAATTAAGAGAAGAGTGGAAGGCAAAAACCAAATGGAAATAGCATCGTTACAAGTTTTAGTTAATACCAGCATATAAATGCAAGCAGGGACATCTTACTTCAAAATTCCAGAGATTCGAGGCACAGGCTTCATGCAGTTCACCCTCGTGAAGATTCTCAAACAAAAGAGTAGAAACCACACGAAAAATCCGACCTTTAACTTCTGGTAACAATCAAGAATCCTCAAAGCAAAATCTTGGAGAAAAAAGATCACAAGCAACATCAAATCAAAGATTTAACAGATTAATTCCCAGGTTTAACAACAAAATCTGATAATATATTCTTTATATAAGTAGCAGTGAAGTTCCATGCCAGTCCCTTTTCTAACATTTCTTCTCCCAAAGAAAATCTTGAGAACAAAACCGTATCTCTATGCAAAACTAACACGCAAACCAGAATCCAAGAGCAAGAACAAGAGCAATAGCAATAGCATGAAAAACAGCTAAAACGAGAAGACTACAGTCCCATTGCTACCTCCTCTGTGAAGAATAACTGTCGAAAGAGGAGGTAAGGGGAGATTTAGATATGGCCCCTCTTCACCAAGATCCCTATTTTGTCACCCCAGCACCGAAAGAAACAAATCAAAGGCCTATTTCCGACAAAACGGCATGAAATCCAGTACTCTTACCTCCATCAAACGAAGGCCCACATCCCTACGCTCCTTCCTTTCAAGAACCCAAATGACAAATCCCCAACAAGAAATATAACCCTATTTCTCCCCAAATCCAAATAAAATCCCGCATCCCAGACTACTACATAAGAAAAACCCCTCCTTTAACGATTCCAGGATAGGGAAAGCCGACTAAAGCcaggaaaaagaacaaaaaaaaaacaagaaatatggGTTTTTTATCCAAAAATCTGCGAAAAAACCCGCATTCTTCGAGGGCGCCAGACTCCAATGTACTGTTCAAGAAGGCAAAAACAACAAATATTTCTCCTTTATAAATACCAAGATGGGGAAAGCCGacgaaaacaagaaaaagaaaagaaaaccccTTAAAAGATCGATTTTTCCCCTAAATTCAGCGAAAGATAAAAAGAATTCCTCACGGACTACAGATTCCAGCGGGGGAAATCATGGCGGAAACAGGGAAAAGGAGCGGGCTTTCGTTCGTACCTCTGGGTATTACGAGATAGAAACCCACGGGGCCCGGCCTCGCATCCTCCCATGATTCGCCGATTCCTCTGCCCACGAAGGGGAAGCTTTTCCACCAAGCCGTCCTGCGGCACTCGTCTCAgcactctctctatctctcccaACCCCTTCTCGCTCTCCTGCTCCTATCTTCTGCCACTATACAAAACAGTATACGCTAAAGAAAACAAGAGACTACTAAAAATAGTGAACTCCAACACAGCCCCTACCTCTCGTCCTTTTCCAAATATCCTTCGCAATTAACACCCCTTCAAATACCATCTCCATTGATTTATGTATGCAGGACAAAATGAAGTGGAAAAAATACAAGTGCAGGGCGTGAAGGGCGTGGAAGTCTCTGTTTTTTTTGTTCCACCGGTTTACGTATGCCGGacaaaataaagtaaaaaaaatacatgGCTGGGCGTGAAGAGTGTGTTTtgccctttgtttttttttgggggcgGTTAGTACAAAAAGCTTCTCCTTTTTGGTCTTGCAtgctttaattaattttctcattaatttcctttttttgtttagGTTTCTAACTATTTGTTTTGGACTGACTTCTCGCCCCACCTATTAAATTTGGAAACTTCTTGACCTCAAACCTAAGATGCTggttttttttggatatatctatCCTAAAACAGTATAATAAATctaatttaataagaaaaatttaaagTGATGACGTGGCATTTTTTTAATGGTCAGGTGGGCCAGTTCGCTGCAATTAGTTTTTGGTTCATAATGGACGTCATGTTAGCTGTATTAGCATGGctattaatttataatttatgcATGATGAGACTAACAACATTGTTgttgattttaaaatttaacattgaagtttatttctataaatttgtatgcttaaggaagattaACTGCTGTGCTAGAAAGATAATCAGCCTTTTAGATCTTGACGAGAGTAACATAAATGTTATGTTATGACATTGCACGTTTCAATTAAAATGTCTGGGGAGATGCATAAATCAAAATAACTAGTATGCTAACCATCAAGCCCCATTGGTTCTTGTATGCTTTGTGTGTGTTCTAGGGGAGGTAACAACTGAGGAATATCCTCCTCGAGCTATAAAGCAAGTTCCCGTTCTCTCAAATCAAATATAGAAAATGGCAAATTTGAGAGATAGTTAATATGTTGTTCACTTCGGTCAAAATAACATCGATTTGGGCCCACAGAAAAGCTCCTTAATTTTACTAGAATCGCTCTTAAAGATTAGATAAAAGACAGACTTAAGTAAAAAAAAGACCATTACTTTCTTTAATTTCTTCCATctcctttattttcttcttcaatGTTCCTTCTAAACAACATGAGTTACTCTGACGATCCCCCAAACTGACTCTCCAGGAATTACAATTATTAGATAATACCTCACCATCGCAGGATTATCATGTCATCATTGACGGATAAACGATTGATGGAAATCTTGGGATAACGTGAGCTCATGATGCGTTGACGAGGTCATCGAATAAGAGCCGCCAATGAATAAACGAAATAGAATTTGTCCATTCTTTCTGCAAACACGACTTCCAAACCTGCGCCCTTCGGGTCATGGTTGGTGGCCGCAGACAGCCGTTAGATCGGACCGAATGCGGATGAAAACAAAAATTTCGCAATCCGAActcaatttatttattaaatatatttaaaatttaaattctaattcgATTTGCTTATTAAACAGCTAATTCGATTTGATCTATATAAACTAATTATTAAATGGGTCGCAGCAAATTAAATAGACCAAGAGTCTAAATTTGAATCTAACTCATTTAATAAACAGTTCTAGATGGGTTGATCCGTTAATGATCCAACTTTATTTATGATAATGATTTATAAGCCGCTTTTTGACTCCTTACTCAGACCAACTCCTGGGTGATGATAAAATAGAGATGGCTCACCTCCCTTGGCGGGACCTTTGTCTCTCTGTTTAAATCACGTTAAAGTAAAACATTGAGAGGGACAAggggatttttttaaaaaaacatagGATGGTTGGCGGAGGCATGAATTAGGTGGGCTCTCACATTCTTTAGAACTTGCAAGGCTAATCATCTCTCCATTGCTTGAAGGGACAGAGACAACAtgggaagagggagaaggttACTAGGTTTGGTGCTTCGACTCTGTCACTCCCCTAGACGGACCAATGTGGTCGCATTATGCCGGATAAAAGACATAGATCTCATCAATTAGTTGAAAATGAAAGTTCTGTCCttgttttttatctttatttattaGTTAAGGTGGAGAAGACCTTTCTAGCTGGAGGTGGTGAGAGGTCATGGTCTAACACTGGGCTTCATGATTCATGCAATAGTGACGGAGATCAGGATGCTCTTTGTTTGGTGAAAGCCAGACCATTGCTCAAAGAATTGAAAGAGAGTTGATTTGTAACCAGTAAAGTATGTAGGATTTAAACACGCAAGCCTGCTTCTCCTTAAGTAAGCATGATATTCAACTTTTTTATGCTTCATAAATTGGTTTGCATATGACAAGTAGGCAATTGATTAAAATAATAGCGAATATCTCGATTTAAGCAGTTCCATatgccctcaaaaaaaaaaaaaaaattcaaatccaaAGTACATCAAAATTCACTACTATTTTATTGTAAGAGATTTTTTTATATCTTTTGACAATAGCAAATTATATTCTACACTACTGCACCATTTTGATCAGCTCATCTTCTTTCTATATACTAATTATTTGAGACAAGCATACGATGAATAAAGCtcacaaatagaaaatgaaccgaGTGGCATGATGTATGACCATATAGTGCACAGGGCATAGGgtattgttgtggttcaaatttggcccgagtgTGACCATGTTGGTGGAGTTGAGGGAGCTGCTGGTTGTTGAAAGAAGGAGTCGGGAGCTACTTCCTATGTGACGGTCGTGGACATGtataaagcctcaccggtgtttccggtgagagccctccgacgatcaaattAGAGTGGAATAAATTTGATTCAGCCAAAAGTCCCTTAGAAGTTacctgaccgagctatttatagtcccgaTGGAGAGGCGCAGGTGGCAGAGGCGCTGTCAGCCCTCATCATGAGGGGGCGTGGCTCTGAGCCGAATGGCGCGCAGTTTAGGCTGGTTGGTGGCGTATAGTATTGTTCGTTCTTGAGAACGGTAGGATGTTGACAGTCACAGCAGGATATGGTCGGAGTAGTCATGGTGCCGTCCTTTGATTGTTGAAGGCCGGCTATGGAGACCTGGCATGGTGGTGTTGTAACGTACGGCCACGTAGATGAGCGTAGGCGCGCGCATGGATGTGATCGTTGGCGGGGCCAAGCCCATGAGAGGTCGTATTATGTATTTGGCGAGGTCGGCTTGACAGATACCGAGAGTAGCTCGGCTTTCCGGGTTCTGAGATGTGCTCGGTAGATCGCCCCGAGCTCGAGGATCGGAGCGTACTACTGAAataggcgccccgagcttggtcgggacgGGTCGGCGAACATTAGGGGCACCCTGAACACGGTCAGGGGAATCGGCGAATATCTGAAGCTGAGCTGGTTGCGGATCGGATTGAGGATTCGACCGGACTGTGTTGGCATTTATTAAGCCAGAACGGGgcggccttttagttgtgggttggacgatccattttgccccccatctGGTATAATTTCTCTTTGACAATTGGTCTTCTTATTCATGATACACAAACAAGTGACCATAGATGCAATGTAAATTGCCTTTAGTGGATAAGTCATAAAATATATATCTTAGGGGTGGAAAAAAAAATGCTCCACTAATTTTCCTCCACTCTCAGAATGCACGAACTATTATTTCAAGCAATGGGCTCGCTGCCCACGTGGCCTAAGATCAGGAATCCACAATAGTCTAATCCATTTGTCCTTCCGATATTCTCATGCAAAGTAATTGTGTCAGCTATAAATGCACGTTCTAGGGTTTTGCCCATCGGGTGGGGATAAATTAGCAATTCGTCTCTTTTCGAAGCATATCAAACGTTTCATTTTTACGGGCTTTACTGCTTTTCAAAGCTTCGTTTAGCACATCATCCTCTAACCAGGCGACAAGATAGCCGAGTCAATGGACCACAACGAATGGACAGGTGAACACCGACTAATAAAGCAATAGTTGGGCCGAGCCATATTTCGTGCATTTTGTGCAGCTGTGCAGAGCGCTTGAGTGCTGTGGTTTCTTGATGGAGTTAAAGGCATCAATATGGATTTTTGATGGGTATGGCAAAGCCGTATTTTTGTATTGGTTTCTAATTTGACCAGCAAAATAGAGATTACGTTTTAACAAACTACCGAAACTAAATTTGCACCTCCTTAAATCActagaaagaaaaggaacctTAGCAGAGAATTGCTTGCCAGCAAGAAATAGGGACTGCAAATTGCAATGGGTAGGGCATGGGTCGGGCAAGCCGTTACCCTTATCTATCCCATACTTGCCTCGAGATGGAGCAAGACAGGTAAACTCTTGGTGCAGAATAAAATGGGTAGAGTTAAAAAAGGTAGATTGGATGGATCAGGTCGgataaaattacaaaaattaatattttttcataCAAATTAGTTTTTCTGAAGAGAATATTTGTAAAGAGTTATATATATCTAGATCAACTCGGAGCTAATTTTATCATTACTTGTGTCCACCCTGGATCCACTATAGGTCAAGTAATACCTGCAGGTCGGGACAAGTGGGGTCGAGTAAATTACTATCAAAATGAGGTAGAGTAAATTATCATCTTTAATAAGCAGGCATGCGCAGACTGAATGTCAGCGACACAATCGGTGGAATACAACTATAGCTTTCATGCCCACGGCCGTTAGAAGGTGCTAGGCTTGTATGATGAAAGGCCTTTCAACAAATAGGCCCGTATAGCTAGGTGAACAACTAAAAAGTGTAACTGGCACGGCAACGCCAGCCCATGCAACAAATCAGAAGCATAGTCTTGCAGATCCAAGCACAGGATAGCAGCATTTCTGTCTGCCTTGGAACCAGACTTAAACATGGGCCGCCTTACCTTGAAAGACTGGTCATGAGGCAAAGCTGGCCTTAAAAGTCCAGACCCGATAAATTGCGGGCTGCGAACAACCCTTTAGACCTTCAAGCTCAGATTTCTTTATGGCAAGTGAAACCCGTTCTGTCCTTTATCCTCCCGCTACAAGGTTAGATACTTAGATGCGTGGCCCAGGCTCTTTGTCACACAAGAACCAAGATTGGGCTTCGAAAAAAGCCCATTAGGGTCCGTTAGGCTTAGTAGGCTAATGCTACGTTATGCCCCGATACGGCTAATACCCAGGCCCGACTCCccttgtttgtgtgtgtgtgtgtgtgtgtgtgtgtgtgagagagagagagagagagagagagagagaggtaattTCCTCACTTCTCCATATCTCGAACCTCTATCATTCTCCACTATGCATGTTTTGCATCGTAGCATTGCATATAATCCGATGGTAATAATCGGATGGGCGACATCATCCATCTCAGAGATAGATGGATGCTATCCATGTTAGTGTGCCAAACACGACAAGTTGGGAGATGATGAACAAAAGTAACCCATCTCAGAGATTGGCGATATGTCGTCCATTCGTACATACACCATCCCCTCCCCGCCTCTAATGGAATAGCCCCTAATAGTTAAGGTTTATTATGCATATGAACAGGCACGAAcaacctttcttttttttttaaaaaaataaaaaactaaagaAAACCTCCTCCAAATTGGAAAGTACAATCACGGCTACAATACATTTTGTTTATTAAGCATATAAATATTTGTATCCTTGCTGTACTTACACTCCATTGAGTCAGAAGCATGCACGCCACAGGATCCATGGTTCAGTTTCTATTTTCcatgatccttttttttttttgccctcgACAAACATCATAATCTCTGCAGTCAGCATAGATCTCAATGCAAGATAAATAGCCCAAATTCCATagaatttaaaaatatagttccACAAATTATTGGCATAAAACAACCTCCCTTTCGCGTCTTAAGGCTTCATCTTCCCCTCCTTATTTTATCAGGGCTTTTTAGTCTTAGCGTGCTCGATCTCTTTCTTTAGATTGGCAACAATCTTCCCAAATTTATTGAAATCGGGCACCGCGCCGTAGAGCAGAGTTCCCTCAAGGAAGTCGCACCAGTGGAAGCACCTACGAATCTCCTGAAACTCTTCATAGCAGTCTCCAGCACGCTTGTCACCCATTATAGAGTAAATAATCGCCTATGCGCCACAAAACTAGCCGTTAATTAGTTGCACAAAGTTCAAATAACCTTtttgttttaagaaaaaaaatagggagggggggggggattgGATGAAGCCGGTTGAGAGGTTAACTCACCTTATAAAGGGGAACTCGGGCATCAGAAATTACATTGTCTTTGAGGCACTTGCAGTCTAGAGCCCTCAGGTATTCTccctttcaaatatatatatatatataaacaaagTTTAgccaataggaagatcaaatagTTGCTAGAGATATGCCAAATGCTTCGCAGGCAACTAGTTTGCCTGCATCATATACATGAGTTCAAATCCTCTCCGTTTGCATTGGGCTGAGTCTCCGCAGCATGAATTGTCCATCAAATCATGACCATATGTCGATCATGAATGGTCGTTATTGGAGAACCAATCCTCTTTAGTTTAGATACAAATTGAAGAGGCTCCtgattattttaaatatattactGATGGATTCTTAGAAAATTCAGAATTAatgaaaaattttacaaaaatatacTGCTGTGCTAAATAACACAACTCAACTCCGCTATTCCAGATAACTCTCCATGTCAAGCTTTAACTGTCATGCCAAAATAATCGgtgataaaattaattttgagctACAAGTTTCAGATTCCATGctaatttgatttcatgattcATGCTCTTATAATTCCTATTTAAATTAATTcagttattttaaaaaaagttaaataagtgaaatcttggctttgaaaaaaaagaaagagaataatTGGATTTAAAACACCCTTCTTATGACAAcgcaaaaaaaaattggagagaTTTCGCATTATTTTCTTTAtgtttatataatataatttaaaattttatatgtattttcttttctatagtGATAATAATAGTTTGCATAGATTCATAATCTAGTGGGAATTTTGTTGTTTAAGTTGTAACATGTGTTGATTATTACCATTGCCGTTAATTATTGGTATAGTTGCCATTATGCACTTCATCATTCAATTGTTTCTACGGTAGCATAATTTGACAGCACTAAAATCATCAAAGAGAGaaagtttaaaaagaaatataaccTCGTATATGAGCATTTCAACTAGCAACATTTGAAGCTCGTATGCTTCGTGAGGGTGCTTATTTTTCTCGGCCTCCTGCACTTTTTGCTGCAAAATTTTTATTGCCTTATCCTCCTTTCCACTCATCTCCAATTTTGCTGCAAGTCTCTATCATGGAAAGACAGATTTAAAGATTTTGGTCACGAAGAGTTAACTTCAGAACAGCAAAAAAACAATCACATTTCTATCAAAGTAGGAATCATGCCTATAATCAATAAAGTGACATCATTTTGGTTTAAGCAAATCGATGGGTAAGTGCTTCGTGGATCTTCCATACAGACTTGCAAAGAATTCCTATGTGCATGATATATCTTCTAGAATTGGTATCCCCTATATTGGCAGTATCTTTATCTCAGCCCCATATCAAGCCGCATATCAAGGATCcataattttagaaattaaaaattttgaatttcaaatagcaTACATTTAAGATTGATCTAAGGGAtccatttattattttgtttctATCTTGGTATCATCCTAGTTGTAATCTCTTGTGCATTCTCAACATAAATATACATAGTGACTACCTTATGAGGTAGGTAGAAAAAGTGctccacaatatttttttttcatatatttttattttttatatggtATCAGAGACTTCAACCTCTGCTATCTCCATGGCATTCTCCTCCAACTCCCTATCTACACCTACCACTCTGCTTTTAGTTGCCGTTCAACTTAATAGGGATAATGTTATTGCTTGAAAGGCATGTATCCAACCTCTCTTAATAGCCAACCGACTATGGAAATTTTTATATGGCACGACCTTGCCTCCACCTCCAACGATTGTCATAACTTTGAATGATGGAAGAATAGAGAAGCCAATCTCTAATTtagcctatgagtcatggcttCTCCGTGACCATATCACTTCGGTGTGGTTCCTCAACAACATATCCAATGCGATAATAGTTCATGTCGTCGGATTACCTAATGCACAAGATGTTTGGCTTGCTCTTGAATAGCTTTATGCCATCCAGAGTGAAGCACATTATAGTACTCTTATGATGGATTTTCATGCTCTTAATAAGGGCTCTCTTTATGGAAGATTATCTGCAAGGGGCAAAGAGAATATTTGACAACTTGGCGGCCATTAATAGACCAATATCGCTTGCAATATATGCTATCAAATCATTCTTGGCATTGGTTTAGTGTACGAACACCTTGTCTCCATACTCCTTACTACGAAGATTGCCACTACTTTTGAAGAATTTCATAGCATTCTTCTCCAACATGATACTCGACTGAGACTCCAAACTTTCAAAACTCAGTTGGTTATGGGTGGGATTCTACCCACTGTAAATTATATGCAAAAAGGCAACCAACGAGGTTCGCCACAATGACCCCAGCAACCAACGCATAATTCTCTAATAATGGAGCATCTATTTTTTCTCCATAGGGATCTTACCACCAAAAGGGTTGTGACTTAACACTTGCAAATACTATTGATGGCCAAACAAGAGGGTGTTGATTATGATGAGACGTTCAGCCCAGTTATCAAGTCTATCATAATTCACACTATTCTTTCTCTTACAGTTTCTGAAGGTTGACCCATTCGGTAATTGGATGTCAAAAATGCATTCCTTCATGGACATCTCACTGAGGATGTTTATATGAAATAACCTCCTGGTTTTACTCACCCAGATCATCCCGCTTATGTTTGCAAACTACAACGttctctttatggtcttaaacagATGCTATGTGCTTGGTTTCAACAATTGAGTTTTCTCACTTATATACTCTTGGCTTTTATAGGTCCAAAGCTGATGTCTCACTTTTTGTCAAACGCACCAAAGAATATGTGGCACTTATTCTagtttatattgatgatattattcTTATTGGCACTCTTACTACTCCATTGGATAACTTGAGTGCTTCTTTCCAAACTAAATTTGCCATGAAGTATCTAGGCCCTCTTTACTACTTTTTAGACATCGAGGCTAAGACTACTACTTTTGAACTTTATCTAACCCAATCAAAGTATATTTCTGATCTTTTTCTTAAAAGCAACATATTCTATAAATGGCttcaatatttttcttaatCATAATCTCATATTCTATCATGCTAAAAAGCAACGCATTCTAGCACATTCAAGTACCGAATCAGAATACAAAGGGCTTGCCAATGCTACTATTGGATTAATTTAGATTCAATCTTTATTTCCAGAATTGGATATCTCACTTTCTCAAGCCCCTATTACCAATCTCGTCTTTCATGCTCGAACTAAGCatattgaaattgatttttattttattcgaGTGCAAGTGGCTCgtcattagctttatgtccaatTTATCTCCTCCAATGACTAACTCACTAATATATTCACAAAAGGACTTGCCTTCCAACACACATAATTATACGTCATGAGGTGCAAGAATTAATTTAACATGGATTTACTTATTACCATAAACAACCATAAAATATGGTTTTGTGTATGCAATACACACATCAAATCTCGTCTATATTGATGCCACAATTAAAGTTCTATATAGCTAATAGTTGCAGCTAGCTATCTTACCTGCCTTGTAGCTGGGATGCATGGTCTTAATATTGTTATCACCAGCACATCGAATAGACCTATATATCTATTTTGTGCATCTTAGGTCTTTGATAAGCTTAAAAATTTAGGACTTAGGGATCCTCTCCGATCTGGATATGAAATAGAGTGGTCAAATATTTGAATTATGATTATCTATGATGGGCATAGCGATTGTCATTATGAAGCTTATGTGCGGTTGCAAGACATGCTACTCAAATGTTATAAGGAGACTATCCAATTTCAGCAGCTGCCGGAATCATATATACTGATGATTGAAGATCGAGCTCCAAACAATATTTGTATCGGAGAGCATTTTGgctcaaaatttagatgaattcCTCTCCTTTTTTAGATGTATCATCATTCATTTAGTACACAACGGTCGTGATTAGATGGTCCCTTATGATGCGACGGTGCGCGGCTCATGTATCATCGAGACCCATCCAATCATACCGTTATGTAATAGAAGGAGGGTCCTTAGCGATTGCGAGAACGGAGCTCCCCAGCTCAATCCCAAGTTCACGACGAGGGGAGGACCGATTGAGACACGTGTAAAGCAACAGAAATAGGATGGAAGTAAAAGGACCGTACGTACGTGCAATTCTCTGTAGCTTATAGCCGTCGGGTCCATGGCGAGCAGCCTCTGCATCTCGTCGGCGGCGCTGTTGAGGGCATTCTTGTCGACGCGCGCCTCCTGGGCTTCCAGGATCCTCTCCAGGGCCATATCCCCGCCGTGGAGCGCCGCGATGGACACCGACCGGTGGAACACGGGCCGGTTCGTCGCCCGCCTTTCGATCCGGTAGGCCAGCGCCGCGCAGATGCCCGCGAATATGCATATGAGCGGCCCCGCCGCCGGCCCCGTCAACGCGTGGAAGCAGGCGCTTCCTACCCCTTTCGCCGCATCCCCGATCCACTCGAACACCGACACCGACATTCCGCCGCCGCCCGGGCTCGACGCTTGCCCGCCCATTCGATGGATGTCTACCCTGATCTCATCGCCGGTGGGCATTGATGTTTGTGTGTGtggatatatatgtgtgtgtttgtgtctagaagaaggaaaaattaaaagaaacggAGTTAGGGACCCTTTAGGCTGGAGTTATGAACAGAAATGGGAGGCGATGTCTTGCTTGGTAGAAGAGGAAAGCCGCGCTTGGGATTTGGGATTGATGCATGGGGAAGCTAGATGGGGTCGAAAGTAACGTATCTATTCTTTGTGGGGTTATCGCAGTGTTATGTTATGAGAGAGCAAGGGTTGCTGTGCTGGGATTCTTGGCTGCTGGAATCCTTTGTAAGCTTGCAAAGAAGGAGTACGTGCTTGCTATGCTACTAGTTCTTCTGGTAGGGGTTATCTCGGACTAACAATATGGTAGGATAATCGAAGAGCTTGAGCATTGCTTTGGAAACCATTACCAACCCTGGAGTGAAAAAGAGGaaccatgaaacttgggagttcTGGGAACGATAGCCCCTCCGATGCCCGCTCGGTTTCCAATGCTATGCGAGATGAGGATTGGCGCAATACACAGGAATGGGTGTCATATGGGTTTGAGAATAGGGGTATAATGGCTTGATCGAGCAAGTGTCCGATCAAGTTTAGTTTGAAATCAATTTCAAACTTTGAAGTTAAGATTGGGCTTACTTTATTCGTCATTATTTCGATCTTGATTCGAATTCAATTTTGAACTGAGCCAAACACGAGCCTACTTGATCTGCTTAAAGATCCTAAATCAAGTTACAAATTAATCAAGCCCGGTTCAAGCTTGGTTCATTTCAGCCAATGTTTGATTCTGAATTAACATCTAatgcattcaaaaattaaataaacttTCATGCTTGG
This is a stretch of genomic DNA from Phoenix dactylifera cultivar Barhee BC4 chromosome 9, palm_55x_up_171113_PBpolish2nd_filt_p, whole genome shotgun sequence. It encodes these proteins:
- the LOC103701224 gene encoding uncharacterized protein LOC103701224 isoform X2, with the translated sequence MPTGDEIRVDIHRMGGQASSPGGGGMSVSVFEWIGDAAKGVGSACFHALTGPAAGPLICIFAGICAALAYRIERRATNRPVFHRSVSIAALHGGDMALERILEAQEARVDKNALNSAADEMQRLLAMDPTAISYRELHRLAAKLEMSGKEDKAIKILQQKVQEAEKNKHPHEAYELQMLLVEMLIYEAIIYSIMGDKRAGDCYEEFQEIRRCFHWCDFLEGTLLYGAVPDFNKFGKIVANLKKEIEHAKTKKP
- the LOC103701224 gene encoding uncharacterized protein LOC103701224 isoform X1 → MPTGDEIRVDIHRMGGQASSPGGGGMSVSVFEWIGDAAKGVGSACFHALTGPAAGPLICIFAGICAALAYRIERRATNRPVFHRSVSIAALHGGDMALERILEAQEARVDKNALNSAADEMQRLLAMDPTAISYRELHRLAAKLEMSGKEDKAIKILQQKVQEAEKNKHPHEAYELQMLLVEMLIYEGEYLRALDCKCLKDNVISDARVPLYKAIIYSIMGDKRAGDCYEEFQEIRRCFHWCDFLEGTLLYGAVPDFNKFGKIVANLKKEIEHAKTKKP